The proteins below are encoded in one region of candidate division TA06 bacterium:
- a CDS encoding PspC domain-containing protein, translating to MIKKLYRSRDNRMAGGVCAGLAKYFELDPTLVRLGMAVLMVLGGGILIYIIAWLIVPEEPTVQ from the coding sequence ATGATCAAGAAACTTTACCGTTCCCGGGACAATAGAATGGCCGGAGGGGTCTGCGCCGGACTGGCCAAGTACTTTGAACTGGACCCCACATTGGTCCGGCTGGGAATGGCGGTCCTGATGGTGCTGGGCGGAGGGATACTGATCTACATCATCGCCTGGCTGATAGTGCCAGAGGAACCAACGGTACAATGA
- a CDS encoding RHS repeat-associated core domain-containing protein produces the protein MNTVVEQDASGYLRYKYVYVNGMLLSRIDGSDNKYYYHRDGLGSIIGVSNGTPEITTAQLFDEFGNWLYFDSDWDYYGYTGQEYDWPLMDAVNLRAREYYPEYGRFMQEDPIGNAGGSLNWYLYVANNPINWTDPTGKIVYKCVSGAHVYIKISGNKYNNAWGFYPVGAPLSGIASGLLNEWVPSYVKVFETGGNCKAVTSDDCNDQAVYNAIHTLARAQLPYHLIYFNCIHWTDTALSIGGVK, from the coding sequence ATGAACACGGTGGTGGAGCAGGATGCCAGCGGTTACTTGAGATACAAATATGTTTATGTGAACGGAATGCTCTTGTCCCGCATTGATGGTAGTGATAATAAGTATTATTACCACAGAGACGGGTTGGGTTCAATAATTGGCGTAAGTAATGGCACACCTGAAATTACCACTGCTCAACTGTTTGATGAGTTTGGCAACTGGCTGTATTTTGACAGTGATTGGGACTATTACGGCTACACCGGCCAGGAGTACGACTGGCCGTTGATGGATGCGGTGAACCTTAGGGCAAGAGAGTATTACCCGGAGTATGGAAGGTTCATGCAGGAGGACCCGATAGGAAATGCAGGTGGTTCACTTAACTGGTATTTGTATGTGGCAAATAATCCGATTAACTGGACGGACCCCACTGGGAAGATCGTGTACAAATGTGTCAGTGGTGCACATGTCTACATTAAAATATCTGGCAATAAATATAATAATGCATGGGGTTTCTATCCAGTTGGTGCACCTTTGTCGGGCATAGCTTCTGGTTTGTTAAACGAATGGGTGCCAAGCTATGTTAAGGTATTTGAAACAGGAGGCAACTGCAAAGCTGTGACCTCAGATGATTGTAACGATCAAGCAGTTTACAACGCAATTCACACTTTAGCAAGAGCTCAATTACCATATCATTTGATTTATTTTAACTGCATTCATTGGACAGATACCGCCTTAAGTATAGGTGGCGTTAAATAA